In a single window of the Methanolobus psychrophilus R15 genome:
- a CDS encoding response regulator receiver protein, whose protein sequence is MKSVLVVEDNIESMELVVCLLETKGYTSEVANDGKQALELVNKYLFDLIILDMQLPKVDGFEVLQRLKRTLNSNTPVVVVTACIIRENEKEFLEKNNIRYLLKPYKINQFYEATSFYLSNNVSASIRA, encoded by the coding sequence GTGAAAAGTGTCCTTGTAGTGGAAGACAATATTGAGAGCATGGAACTGGTTGTTTGTCTCCTTGAAACGAAAGGTTACACATCAGAAGTAGCAAATGATGGAAAACAAGCATTGGAACTTGTCAACAAATACCTTTTTGACCTAATAATATTAGATATGCAGCTTCCTAAAGTTGATGGCTTTGAAGTGCTTCAAAGACTAAAAAGGACTTTGAATTCTAATACTCCAGTTGTTGTTGTTACGGCATGTATTATACGTGAGAATGAAAAAGAGTTCCTGGAAAAGAATAATATAAGATACCTTTTAAAACCATATAAGATTAATCAGTTTTATGAAGCAACTTCATTTTATCTTTCCAATAATGTCTCAGCCTCAATAAGAGCATGA